Proteins found in one Mangifera indica cultivar Alphonso chromosome 15, CATAS_Mindica_2.1, whole genome shotgun sequence genomic segment:
- the LOC123198051 gene encoding LOW QUALITY PROTEIN: 25.3 kDa vesicle transport protein (The sequence of the model RefSeq protein was modified relative to this genomic sequence to represent the inferred CDS: inserted 1 base in 1 codon; deleted 1 base in 1 codon): MTTLVDHNSFHYLTENRICVITFSASSYPRKLAFPILQNLQKELQKFDKXLVDKITRPYSFLNFDIALKWTPITIIFVVVAVLFWANLALREDFII; the protein is encoded by the exons ATGACAACTCTTGTTGATCAC AACTCCTTTCA CTACTTGACGGAAAATAGAATCTGCGTCATCACATTTTCTGCCTCTTCGTATCCAAGAAAACTAGCTTTCCCTATTCTCCAAAACTTGCAGAAGGAGTTGCAGAAGTTTGATA ACCTCGTGGATAAAATTACAAGACCCTAcagctttttaaatttt GATATTGCGCTGAAATGGACACCCATAACAATCATTTTTGTCGTTGTTGCTGTTCTTTTCTGGGCCAACTTAGCCCTCAGAGAggatttcataatttga